The Corynebacterium sphenisci DSM 44792 genome includes the window CCCTTGTCCGCCAGGGCGGCCAGCTCCACGGTGTCCCAGAGCACCCCCAGGTCCACCCGGCCGGAGACGATCCCGTCCTCCACGTCGTGCACCGAGTAGGCCACGTCATCGGACCAGTCCATGATCTGCGCCTCCAGGCAGCGCCGGCCCGCCGGGGCGCCGCGGCGCACCCAGTCCAGCAGGCCGGCGTCCTCCGGGTAGGCGCCGTACTTCCCCCGCCGCCCGGGCGCCCCGTCCGGCCCCGGCGGCGGGGTCGGCCCGCCCGGGGAGGTCGGCGTCCACGGGTACTTGCAGGCCGCGTCCAGGGCCGCCCGGGTGAGGTTCAGCCCCGCCGGGGCGCCGTCCGGGCCGAGCACCTTCGGCTCCAGCCGGACCAGGATCCGCAGGGTCTGCGCATTGCCCTCGAAACCGCCGCAGCCGGCGGCGATCTCGTCGAGGGCGCGTTCCCCGTTGTGCCCGTAGGGCGGGTGCCCGATGTCATGGGTGAGCCCCGCCAGCTCCGCGAGATCCGGGTCCGCGCCGAGCTCCTCGGCGATGCCCCGGGAGATCTGGGCGACCTCCAGGGAGTGGGTGAGCCGGGTGCGCGGGATATCGCCCTCCCCGGGGCCGACCACCTGGGTCTTGTCCGCCAGCCGGCGCAGCGCCGCGGAATGCAGCACCCGGGCCCGGTCCCGGGCGAAGGCGCTGCGCCGCATCGGCGCCGGCGGCGCCCCCGCCGGCAGCGAGCCCTTCGCCGGCTCCTCGATCCTCCGCTCGACGTCCGCGGCACCGTACTCGTATCCCCTGGCCATGGCGCCCATCATGCCCCGGCCCGGTGGGGCGGCGCATGAGGCGCGGCCGCGGATGCGCCTATCCTGTAGGGCATGATCATCCCCGCGCACCGCCCCGACCGACCCCGCCGCGGCCGCCGCCTGGCCGCCGCCCTCGCCTGCGGGGCGGCGCTCGCCCTGCCGGTGGCCGGCCTGGCCGGCCTCGCCGCCGCCCCGCCGGCGGTGGCCGAGGCGCCCCGGCAGAGCCCGGAGCCGCTGGTCGACGATGCCGGGGTGCTGCCCGCCGGCGAGGCCCGGCGGATCGCGGACCGGCTCACCGCGGTGCAGGCGGACACCGGCACCAAGCTCTACGTGATCTTCGTGCGCTCCTTCGACGGGATGGGCGCCGAGCGGTGGGCCGCCGAGGCGCTCACCGCCCAGGGCGGGGCGGACAACATGGCGGTGGCCGCGATCGCGGTGGAGGACCGCCTGATCGGCACCTACGCGGGCCCGGACGCCTCGGTGACCGGGCCGGAGCTCAACGAGGCGGTCCGCGATGTGCTCGCCGGCTCCGGTGCGAACCCGGACTGGGCGGCGGCGGCCGATGCGGCCGTCGACGCCGCCGCCGGCGGCGGCGGAATCGGCGCCGGGGTGGCCCTGGGCGGGCTCGCCGCCGCCGGGGCGATCGGCGGCGGTGCGGTGGCCTGGAGCAGCCGGCGGCGCAAGCGCCGGCTGGCCGGGGAGCTCGCCGCGGCCCGCGGGATCCGCCCCGGCGACGTCGCCGCCCTGGACGCCCAGTCCACCGAGGTGCTGCGGGGCCTCGCCGCCGAGGAGCTGACCTCCACCGACCAGTCGGTGCGCACCGCCGCCGATGAGCTGGAGCTGGCCCGCGCCGAATTCGGCGCGGAGCGGGTGGCCGATCTGGAGCGCGCCCTGGCGCATTCCCGGTCCACCCTGGACCGGGCCTTCCGGCTGCACGAGTCGCTGTCCGGGGCGGAGCTGGACGAGGCCACCCGCCGGGCCACCCTGCTGGAGATCATCTCCACCTGCGGCAGCGCCGACGAGGCCCTGGACGCCCGGGCCGCGGACTACCGGGAGATGCGCACCCAGCTGATGAACGCCGGGGGCGCCCTGGACGAGCTCACCCGCCGGTGCATCGACGCGCGCACCCGGATGGAGTCCGCCCGGGCCACCCTGGCCGCGCTGCGCGAACGCCATCCCGCGGAGACGCTGGCCTCCGTGAACGACAACGTGGACATCGCCGCGGCGCATATCGCGGAGGCGGAGCAGGCGGTGGGCCGGGCCCGGCCGATGCTGACGCTGCCCGCCGGGGAGCAGGGCGGGATCGTCGACGCCATCCACGACGCCCAGGTGTCCCTGGCCCAGGTGGACCGGCTGCTGGAGGCGGTGGAGCACGCCGACGCCCGGATCGCCCAGGCCGGCCGGGGCCTGCCCGCCCTGATCGACGAGGTCGCCGCGGAGGTCGAGGAGGGCCGCCGGCTGCTCGACGCCGGCGCCCTGGGCCTGGACGCGCCGGCGCTGTCCGAGGCCATGGCGGAGGGCTCCGCCGCGGTGGACGCCGCCCGCGCCGGCGGCGACTCCGATCCGCTGGGCGCGTGGACCCGGCTCACCGAGGCCGACGCGGCCCTGGACGAGCAGCTCGACTCCGCCCGGGACGCCGCGGACCGGCACCGGCGCACCACCGCCACCCTGGGCAACGCGATCCGGGAGGCGCGGACCCGGGTGGATGCGGCGCAGGCGCTGATCGGCACCCGCGGCCGGATCGTGGGCGGCGACGCCCGGGCGCTGCTGCACGAGGCGCAGCGGCTGCTGGACTCCGCCGTCTCCGGGGCGGCGGCCATCGACGCCGGGCGGGTGCCCGCCGGGGAGGAGCTGGTGTGGCCGCGGCGGGCCATCGGCCAGGCCCGGGAGGCCTCGAAGAAGGCCCGGGACGCCGAGCAGCGGGCCCGCCGGGACATCGAGGAGCACCGGGAGCGCACCGCCTACCGGGGCGGGGGCGGCGGCGGCAGCTTCATCGCCGGCGCCATCCTGGGCTCCATGATGGGCGGCGGCGGGGGCGGCGGCTTCGGCGGCGGCGGCTTCGGCGGCGGATTCGGCGGGGGCGGCGGCTTCGGCGGCGGCGGCGGGTTCACCGGCGGCTCCAGCGGCTTCTGAGCCCGGCGCCGCCCCGCCCGGGCGGGGCGGCGCCGTGGCCTAGCCGCGCAGCCGGCCCGGCCCGTCCAGGTGCGCGCAGAGGAGCGCGGCGATGATGAGCGACTCCCGGTCCAGGCCGGGATCGGCCGCGGCCGGCTCGGCGAGGTCCAGGGTGATCCCGCCGGGGCCGGCGACGCTGCGCAGCGCGGGCCCGGCCCCGTCAGCGCGGGAGATCAGCCGGGTGAACCGGCCCAGCCCGGCGCCCCGGGGCGCCCGGCGCAGCAGAAGGCGCCCGGCGGGGGCGTCGACCCGGACATCGGAGAGCAGCAGCCGGGCCGGGCGGGCGGTCCAGCGCCGGCCGTCGGGGGCGGTGACCGCCACCGACCCGCCGCGGGGCCGGGCGGCCCAGCCGGCGCCGACCCGGGCACCGGCGGCGTCGCGCAGCACCCCGCCGGCGACGGTCCACGGCAGCGGATGGCCCTCCACGGCGGCTAGAGCATCCAGATGTACGCCAGGTAGGCGATGAGCAGCAGCAGCACCAGGGTGAGCACCCAGGTGGTGGAGACCATCCGGGCCTCCAGCACCCGGCGGGCCACCCAGGACAGGAAGATCTTGCGCTCCTCCGGCAGCGCCCGGCCGGCGGGGGTGTCGTACTGGATCTCCGCCCGGCGCACCCCATGCGAGGCCCCGGTGAACTGGCCGAGCTTGCCCCCGGCGGCGTCCTCGATGACGTAATGCTGCTGGGATTCGCAGAGGATCACCAGCGGCTCCCCGGCGCCCTCGCCGAAGTCCACGGTGATCCGCTTGGCCCGGCTGAACCGGGGCTTGTCCGCGGCCTCGGCGACGAAGGCCCGGCCATCGGGCAGGGTGGCGTCCAGCCGGCCGTCGGCGGCCCGCAGCGCCCAGGCCCCCTCGGCGGTGGCGATGGACTCCTCCCCGCCGACCCGGGCGTATTCGGCGACCTCCCGGTCCTCGGCGAGGATCGGGGCGACGGCGCGCCCGCCGGAGCCGCGCCGCTCGCCCAGCGACCAGGACTGCCAGGTCACCACGGTGCCGTCGTCGAGGCGGGTGCTGTGCGCCCCGGGATCGGCCTCCGCGGGCGCGGGGGCCGCGGTGGGTTCCGCGGGCCGCGCCGCGCCGGTGGCGTCGGCCTCGGCGGCCGGCTCCGGCCGCCGCGGGTCCCCGCCGGGGGTGCTGGCTGTGCTGCTCATCTGGGTGACTCCCTCGTCCTCGTGGCCGATGCGGTGCGCCGCGGGCGGCGCCGGTTGGCCGGTCAGCAGCCCACCAGGCGGGCCGCCAGGTGGGCCTCCAGCTCGTCGATGCGGACCCGCTCCTGCTCCATGGTGTCACGATCGCGCACGGTGACCGCGTCATCCTCGAGGGTGTCGAAGTCCACGGTGACGCACAGCGGGGTGCCGATCTCGTCCTGGCGGCGGTAGCGGCGCCCGATCGCGCCGGTGATGTCGTAGTCGACGTTCCAGTGCCGGCGCAGCCGGGCGGCGATGTCCTCGGCCACCGGGGTGAGCGTGTCCTTCTTGGACAGCGGCAGCACCGCCACCTTCACCGGGGACAGCCGCGGGTCCAGCTTGAGCACGGTGCGGGTGTCGGTGCCGCCCTTGGCATTGGGCACCTCCTCCTCGGCGTAGGCGTCGCAGAGGAAGGCCATCAGCGCACGGGTCAGCCCGAAGGAGGGCTCGATCACGTAGGGCACGTACTTCTCCCCGGTGACCTGGTCGTGGTAGCGCAGATCCTCCCCGGAGTGCTCGATATGGCAGCCCAGGTCGTAATCGGTGCGGTTGGCCACGCCCATCAGCTCGCCCCATTCGCCGCCGGTGAAGCCGAAGCGGTACTCGAAGTCGATGGTGCGCGCCGAGTAGTGCGCGCGCTCATCGGCGGGCACGTCGAACTGGCGGATGTTCTCCGGGTCGATGCCCAGGTCCAGGAACCAGTCCCAGCAGGCCTGCACCCACTCGTCGAACTTGGCGGGGGCGTCCTCGGGGGCGACGAAGTACTCGATCTCCATCTGCTCGAACTCGCGGGTGCGGAAGATGAAGTTGCCCGGGGTGATCTCGTTGCGGAAGGCCTTGCCGGTCTGCCCGATGCCGAAGGGCGGCTTCATCCGGGCGGTGGTCATCACGTTCTTGAAGTTGACGAAGATGCCCTGCGCGGTCTCCGGGCGCATGTAGTGCAGCCCCTCCTCGTTGTCCACCGGGCCGAGGTAGGTCTTCATCAGCCCGGAGAACAACTGCGGCTCGGTCCACTTGCCGGGCTGGCCGGTCTCCGGATCGGGCACATCGGCCAGGCCGTTGGCCGGGGGGTGGCCGTGCTTGGCCTCGTAGGCCTCCAGCAGGTGGTCGGCGCGGTAGCGCTTATGCGTGTGCAGCGACTCCACCAGCGGGTCGGTGAAGGTCTCCACGTGCCCGGAGGCCTGCCACACCTGCCGGGGCAGCACGATCGAGGAGTCCAGGCCGACCACGTCGGCGCGGCCGGTGACGAAGGTGCGCCACCACTGCCGCTTGATGTTCTCCTTCAGCTCCACCCCGAGCGGACCGTAGTCCCAGGCGGACCGGGTGCCGCCGTAGATCTCGCCGCAGGGGTAGACGAACCCCCTGCGCTTGCACAGGTTCGCGACGGTGTCGACGATCGACTTGGGCGCCATTGCCTCAGCTTGCTCCTTGGTCGGGGGCGGACTGCTCGAATACCCCGACCACTCTAGCCACGGGCGGCGCCGGCGGCGCCATCGGCCCGGCCGGGTGCCCCGGGGCGCCGGGCGGGCGCACCCGCGGCGGGGCCCGCGCCCCGCGCGCCCGGCCCCCGATCCGCGCGCGCCGGGTATCCTCGGCGGCGAACGCGAAGGAAGGTGAGTGCCAGTGGCGGTGCAGAGGCCCGGCGGTTCCGCCGCGGGCGCGGCCCGGCGGATCGGGGTGCGCACGACGAAGCAGCGCACCGCGGTGGTGGAGGTGCTCCAGGATCGGGACAACTTCCTCTCCGCGCGCCAGATCCACCGCGAGCTCGGCGACCGGGGCTTCAGCGTGGGCCTGACCACCGTCTACCGCACCCTGCAGTCCCTGGTCGACGCGGACGCCGCCGATGTGCTGCACACCGAGGCCGGGGAGGCGGTGTACCGGCTGTGCTCCGATGAGCACCACCACCATCTGCTGTGCACCGCCTGCGGGGCCACCGTGGAGATCGGCGGCGGCCCGGTGGAGCGGTGGGCCGCCGAACTCGCCGAGGCGCACGGCTACCTGATGACCGGGCATTCCGCGGAGATCTTCGGCCTGTGCGCGCGGTGCCGGCGCTCCGCGGAGGCCGGCTCGGCCTAGCGCACCCCGCCGAAGCGGCGGTCCCGGCCGGCGTACTCCACCACCGCGGCGCGCAGATCCTCGCGCCGGAAGTCGGGGAAGAGCTTGTCCTGGAAGACCAGCTCCGCGTAGGCGGACTGCCAGGGCAGGAAGTTGGAGGTGCGCCGCTCCCCGGAGGGGCGCAGGAACAGGTCCACGTCCGGCATCCCCGGCTCGTCGAGGAACCCGGCGAAGGTCGCCTCGTCGATGTCCTCGGGGCGCAGCCGGCCCTCCCGGGCGGCGGCGGCCACCGCCCGGGCGGCGTCGACGATCTCGGCGCGGCCGCCGTAGTTGACGCACATGTACAGGGTCATCCGGGTGTTGCCGGCGGTCTGCCGCTCCGCGGTCTCCAGCTCCCGGATCACCGAGCGCCACAGCCGGGGCCGCCGGCCCGCCCAGCGCACCCGCACCCCCTTGGCGTCGAGGTCGTCGCGGCGCCGGCGCAGCACGTCCCGGTTGAAGCCCATCAGGAAGCGCACCTCCTCGGCGGAGCGGCGCCAGTTCTCCGTGGAGAAGGCGTAGGCGGACAGGTGCGCCACGCCCATCTCCAGGCAGGCGTCCACGCAGTCCATGAGCACCGCCTCGCCGCGGCGGTGGCCCTCGGTGCGCTTCAGGCCCCGCTCGGTGGCCCAGCG containing:
- a CDS encoding deoxyguanosinetriphosphate triphosphohydrolase, which codes for MARGYEYGAADVERRIEEPAKGSLPAGAPPAPMRRSAFARDRARVLHSAALRRLADKTQVVGPGEGDIPRTRLTHSLEVAQISRGIAEELGADPDLAELAGLTHDIGHPPYGHNGERALDEIAAGCGGFEGNAQTLRILVRLEPKVLGPDGAPAGLNLTRAALDAACKYPWTPTSPGGPTPPPGPDGAPGRRGKYGAYPEDAGLLDWVRRGAPAGRRCLEAQIMDWSDDVAYSVHDVEDGIVSGRVDLGVLWDTVELAALADKGSRAFGGDPAELVEAAGRLASLPVVCAAAEGGGTPAAATALKRMTSELVGRFVTASVAETRRLGGPGPLGRYAADLAVPAPIVAEVTILKAIAVLYVMDQPRHLRRQARDRERLHRVAGYLLEAGPAALDPMPRWLYEHAEDDAGRLRAVVDHVASMTESRVERLDRRIADVSAARA
- a CDS encoding TPM domain-containing protein — its product is MIIPAHRPDRPRRGRRLAAALACGAALALPVAGLAGLAAAPPAVAEAPRQSPEPLVDDAGVLPAGEARRIADRLTAVQADTGTKLYVIFVRSFDGMGAERWAAEALTAQGGADNMAVAAIAVEDRLIGTYAGPDASVTGPELNEAVRDVLAGSGANPDWAAAADAAVDAAAGGGGIGAGVALGGLAAAGAIGGGAVAWSSRRRKRRLAGELAAARGIRPGDVAALDAQSTEVLRGLAAEELTSTDQSVRTAADELELARAEFGAERVADLERALAHSRSTLDRAFRLHESLSGAELDEATRRATLLEIISTCGSADEALDARAADYREMRTQLMNAGGALDELTRRCIDARTRMESARATLAALRERHPAETLASVNDNVDIAAAHIAEAEQAVGRARPMLTLPAGEQGGIVDAIHDAQVSLAQVDRLLEAVEHADARIAQAGRGLPALIDEVAAEVEEGRRLLDAGALGLDAPALSEAMAEGSAAVDAARAGGDSDPLGAWTRLTEADAALDEQLDSARDAADRHRRTTATLGNAIREARTRVDAAQALIGTRGRIVGGDARALLHEAQRLLDSAVSGAAAIDAGRVPAGEELVWPRRAIGQAREASKKARDAEQRARRDIEEHRERTAYRGGGGGGSFIAGAILGSMMGGGGGGGFGGGGFGGGFGGGGGFGGGGGFTGGSSGF
- a CDS encoding glycine--tRNA ligase, which gives rise to MAPKSIVDTVANLCKRRGFVYPCGEIYGGTRSAWDYGPLGVELKENIKRQWWRTFVTGRADVVGLDSSIVLPRQVWQASGHVETFTDPLVESLHTHKRYRADHLLEAYEAKHGHPPANGLADVPDPETGQPGKWTEPQLFSGLMKTYLGPVDNEEGLHYMRPETAQGIFVNFKNVMTTARMKPPFGIGQTGKAFRNEITPGNFIFRTREFEQMEIEYFVAPEDAPAKFDEWVQACWDWFLDLGIDPENIRQFDVPADERAHYSARTIDFEYRFGFTGGEWGELMGVANRTDYDLGCHIEHSGEDLRYHDQVTGEKYVPYVIEPSFGLTRALMAFLCDAYAEEEVPNAKGGTDTRTVLKLDPRLSPVKVAVLPLSKKDTLTPVAEDIAARLRRHWNVDYDITGAIGRRYRRQDEIGTPLCVTVDFDTLEDDAVTVRDRDTMEQERVRIDELEAHLAARLVGC
- a CDS encoding Fur family transcriptional regulator, which translates into the protein MAVQRPGGSAAGAARRIGVRTTKQRTAVVEVLQDRDNFLSARQIHRELGDRGFSVGLTTVYRTLQSLVDADAADVLHTEAGEAVYRLCSDEHHHHLLCTACGATVEIGGGPVERWAAELAEAHGYLMTGHSAEIFGLCARCRRSAEAGSA
- a CDS encoding isoprenyl transferase; the protein is MPAEFVPRHIALVMDGNGRWATERGLKRTEGHRRGEAVLMDCVDACLEMGVAHLSAYAFSTENWRRSAEEVRFLMGFNRDVLRRRRDDLDAKGVRVRWAGRRPRLWRSVIRELETAERQTAGNTRMTLYMCVNYGGRAEIVDAARAVAAAAREGRLRPEDIDEATFAGFLDEPGMPDVDLFLRPSGERRTSNFLPWQSAYAELVFQDKLFPDFRREDLRAAVVEYAGRDRRFGGVR